From Micrococcus porci, one genomic window encodes:
- a CDS encoding metal-dependent hydrolase, whose translation MSTPPAALALFLPRGPPAGPRGCGDAAWLALTHGQSPVGVRHLPAELQLLGAVTTAGAAMISDWDYPRATAIATAAASIHVPIAGHVYTPGQGVIAAFVAAVAAKALRLLPNRGWRAAWPLGILVAVSATVFSDGLRWIPVSVAVGVSVHILGDALTNNGVALLWPLSPEPPARLWWWQSSGRFRLPLLGRTGSWREWALVSVVTAFTVVRAVRLVPLAARGAALF comes from the coding sequence CGGCGACGCGGCCTGGCTGGCGCTCACGCACGGGCAGTCGCCGGTCGGCGTGCGGCACCTGCCTGCCGAGCTCCAGCTGCTCGGTGCAGTGACCACCGCCGGCGCGGCCATGATCAGCGACTGGGACTACCCCCGCGCCACCGCCATCGCGACGGCGGCCGCCTCCATCCACGTGCCGATCGCGGGGCACGTCTACACGCCGGGGCAGGGGGTCATCGCCGCGTTCGTGGCGGCCGTGGCCGCCAAGGCCCTCCGACTGCTCCCGAACCGGGGATGGAGGGCCGCGTGGCCACTCGGCATCCTGGTCGCGGTGTCGGCGACCGTCTTCAGCGACGGGCTGCGGTGGATCCCCGTCTCCGTGGCCGTCGGCGTGAGCGTGCACATCCTCGGCGACGCCCTCACCAACAACGGGGTCGCCCTGCTCTGGCCGCTCAGCCCGGAGCCTCCCGCGCGCCTGTGGTGGTGGCAGTCCTCCGGACGGTTCCGGCTTCCCCTCCTCGGCCGGACCGGGTCCTGGCGGGAGTGGGCGCTCGTCTCGGTGGTCACCGCGTTCACCGTGGTGCGGGCCGTGCGGCTCGTCCCGCTCGCCGCTCGGGGGGCGGCACTGTTCTGA
- a CDS encoding DUF6226 family protein, which produces MTARARVWAEVLAETGAVVVPDPVRGIPLDEAGRADLTVPVDRALRVAPPAGVDGASPWWLLETDVPQDDDGGVLPVIRVAVGAPGQVHALLPDCGCDACGPGSDELLEAVDQAVASAVGTGVNLRGRHGLRRRDWHVHWRSDGTAEGQGRVPGWPFEALKDACRDLAAGGRPRLPRGTEATVRAGWFPEA; this is translated from the coding sequence GTGACCGCCCGGGCCCGCGTGTGGGCCGAGGTGCTCGCGGAGACGGGCGCCGTCGTCGTGCCGGACCCGGTGCGTGGCATCCCGCTCGACGAAGCCGGGCGCGCCGACCTGACGGTCCCCGTGGACCGGGCGCTGCGGGTGGCGCCGCCGGCCGGCGTCGACGGCGCCTCCCCCTGGTGGCTGCTGGAGACGGACGTGCCCCAGGACGACGACGGCGGGGTGCTGCCGGTGATCCGGGTGGCGGTCGGCGCCCCGGGGCAGGTGCATGCGCTGCTCCCGGACTGCGGATGCGACGCCTGCGGCCCCGGGTCGGATGAGCTGCTCGAGGCCGTGGATCAGGCGGTCGCGAGCGCAGTCGGGACGGGGGTGAACCTGCGGGGCCGTCATGGGCTGCGGCGCCGGGACTGGCACGTGCACTGGCGCTCGGACGGCACGGCCGAGGGACAGGGCCGGGTCCCGGGATGGCCGTTCGAGGCGCTCAAGGACGCGTGCCGGGACCTGGCCGCCGGCGGCCGCCCGAGGCTGCCGCGCGGGACCGAGGCGACCGTGCGGGCGGGGTGGTTCCCGGAGGCGTGA
- a CDS encoding long-chain-fatty-acid--CoA ligase, producing the protein MTLTLPARLERTAAEHPNSTALILGENRMTYAELQDQSQRLAGLMRQEGIGPGDRVALMVPNIPAFPVVFFAALQLGAVVVPMNPLFKRREIEYYLEDSGASMLWSVPSEEAVEGARERGVPLRTLGEDGLAPHLAESPGPVTETVERDLEDDAVILYTSGTTGRPKGAQLTHRNMGTNADTAAETLIQLQHGETVLGCLPLFHVFGLTCALMAPVTTGASLALIPRFDPAVAAQTVRECAVDVFIGVPTMYGAVLAAAKDHPEDLASLRLGVSGGSALPVELLRRFEATFDCEILEGYGLSETSPVACFNHPGEEHQPGSIGRAVRGCEMQLVTPDGAVVPEDDEETLGEVWIRGENVMKGYWGKPEATAQAITEDGWFRSGDIARRDAAGNYYIVDRTKDMILRGGLNVYPREIEEVLYEHPAVAEAAVVGVPHPELGQEVAAHVVLAPGAHATEEELIQHVKSQVAPYKYPRTVRVRDGLPKTATGKILKRELTPAE; encoded by the coding sequence ATGACCCTCACCCTGCCCGCCCGCCTCGAGCGCACCGCCGCCGAACACCCGAACTCCACCGCCCTGATCCTCGGCGAGAACCGCATGACGTACGCCGAGCTGCAGGACCAGTCCCAGCGTCTGGCCGGGCTCATGCGGCAGGAGGGCATCGGCCCAGGGGACCGCGTGGCGCTCATGGTGCCGAACATCCCGGCGTTCCCGGTGGTGTTCTTCGCGGCCCTGCAGCTGGGCGCCGTCGTCGTCCCGATGAACCCGCTGTTCAAGCGCCGCGAGATCGAGTACTACCTGGAGGACTCGGGCGCGTCGATGCTGTGGTCCGTGCCGTCCGAGGAAGCCGTGGAGGGCGCCCGAGAACGCGGTGTGCCGCTGCGCACCCTCGGCGAGGACGGCCTCGCCCCGCACCTCGCGGAGAGCCCCGGCCCGGTGACCGAGACCGTCGAGCGGGACCTTGAGGACGACGCCGTCATCCTCTACACCTCCGGCACCACCGGCCGCCCCAAGGGGGCCCAGCTGACCCACCGGAACATGGGCACCAACGCGGACACCGCAGCGGAGACCCTGATCCAGCTCCAGCACGGGGAGACCGTGCTCGGCTGCCTGCCGCTGTTCCACGTGTTCGGCCTCACGTGCGCGCTCATGGCGCCCGTCACCACGGGTGCCAGCCTGGCGTTGATCCCCCGCTTCGATCCCGCCGTGGCCGCGCAGACCGTCCGGGAGTGCGCGGTGGATGTGTTCATCGGCGTGCCCACCATGTACGGGGCCGTGCTGGCCGCGGCCAAGGACCATCCGGAGGACCTGGCCAGCCTGCGCTTGGGCGTCTCCGGCGGGTCCGCCCTGCCGGTGGAGCTGCTGCGCCGCTTCGAGGCCACCTTCGACTGCGAGATCCTGGAGGGCTACGGCCTGTCCGAGACCTCCCCGGTGGCGTGCTTCAACCATCCGGGCGAAGAGCACCAGCCGGGCTCGATCGGACGCGCCGTCCGCGGGTGCGAGATGCAGCTGGTGACGCCGGACGGGGCCGTGGTGCCCGAGGACGACGAGGAGACCCTGGGCGAGGTATGGATCCGCGGGGAGAACGTGATGAAGGGCTACTGGGGCAAGCCGGAGGCCACCGCCCAGGCCATCACCGAGGACGGCTGGTTCCGCTCGGGCGACATCGCCCGGCGTGATGCCGCGGGCAACTACTACATCGTGGACCGCACGAAGGACATGATCCTGCGCGGCGGGCTCAACGTGTACCCGCGCGAGATCGAGGAGGTGCTCTACGAGCACCCGGCCGTCGCGGAGGCCGCCGTGGTGGGGGTGCCCCACCCGGAGCTCGGCCAGGAGGTCGCCGCGCACGTGGTGCTCGCTCCCGGCGCGCACGCCACGGAGGAGGAGCTGATCCAGCACGTGAAGTCCCAGGTGGCCCCCTACAAGTACCCGCGCACCGTGAGGGTGCGGGACGGGCTGCCCAAGACCGCCACCGGCAAGATCCTCAAGCGGGAGCTGACGCCGGCGGAGTGA
- a CDS encoding zinc-binding dehydrogenase, translating to MTAQTPTTPAIPETMKAVVMRAPGDVVVEEVDTPRVVQPTDVVLKLAAACVCGSDLWPYRGHNDVDHRRMGHEYVGTIVEKGEDVATLEVGDFVIGSFMLSDNTCEICQAGYQSRCVNAGEYTGSQAQYMRVELADGSLVKVPGGEPSDPDRLADYLAASDVLGTGWYAAVAAQAGPGKTIAVVGDGAVGLCAVLAAKTLGAEQVIVFSRHEDRAALAREFGADVVIAERGEEGAAQVRELTGGYGAHGVCEAVGTQGSMDQALASVRPGGYVGFVGVSHDQTLDGSDLFGREIHLEGGPAPVRRFLPELIERIQSGEIQPGRVFTARMPLDDAAEAYRAMDERREIKVLLEV from the coding sequence ATGACCGCACAGACCCCCACCACCCCTGCCATCCCCGAGACGATGAAGGCCGTCGTCATGCGCGCGCCCGGCGACGTCGTCGTCGAGGAGGTGGACACCCCGCGCGTCGTTCAGCCCACGGACGTGGTCCTGAAGCTGGCCGCCGCGTGCGTGTGCGGCTCTGACCTGTGGCCCTACCGAGGCCACAACGACGTCGACCACCGGCGCATGGGCCACGAGTACGTCGGCACGATCGTGGAGAAGGGCGAGGACGTCGCCACCCTCGAGGTCGGCGACTTCGTGATCGGCTCCTTCATGCTCTCGGACAACACGTGCGAGATCTGCCAGGCCGGCTACCAGTCCCGCTGCGTCAACGCCGGCGAGTACACGGGAAGCCAGGCGCAGTACATGCGCGTCGAGCTCGCCGACGGCTCCCTCGTGAAGGTGCCCGGGGGCGAGCCCTCGGACCCGGACCGCCTGGCCGACTACCTCGCCGCCTCGGATGTGCTCGGCACCGGATGGTACGCCGCCGTCGCCGCGCAGGCCGGCCCCGGCAAGACCATCGCCGTGGTCGGCGACGGCGCCGTCGGCCTGTGCGCCGTCCTGGCCGCCAAGACCCTCGGCGCGGAGCAGGTCATCGTGTTCTCCCGCCATGAGGATCGGGCCGCGCTCGCCCGTGAGTTCGGCGCGGACGTCGTGATCGCCGAGCGCGGCGAGGAGGGTGCCGCCCAGGTGCGCGAGCTCACCGGCGGCTACGGTGCGCACGGGGTGTGCGAGGCCGTCGGCACGCAGGGCTCCATGGACCAGGCCCTGGCCTCGGTGCGCCCCGGCGGGTACGTCGGGTTCGTGGGCGTCTCCCACGACCAGACCCTCGACGGCTCCGACCTCTTCGGCCGTGAGATCCACCTCGAGGGCGGCCCCGCCCCCGTCCGCCGCTTCCTGCCCGAGCTGATCGAGCGCATCCAGTCCGGGGAGATCCAGCCCGGCCGCGTGTTCACCGCGCGCATGCCGCTCGACGACGCCGCCGAGGCGTACCGGGCCATGGACGAGCGCCGCGAGATCAAGGTGTTGCTGGAGGTCTGA
- a CDS encoding MerR family transcriptional regulator, with translation MSPLMTVGEFALATGLSAKALRFYDERGLLAPADVDAHSGYRRYEPGQIRTAAQIRVLRAAGLTVDDVRSVLADPASLPARLEAHAAEVRRRRDLEDRALALAAAGVYAAPDPDDDGGPARPGPVAERTVGPTPWAGVVQRVALDEAGEEATTERANAAFATLFQALAEAGSAPAGPPWTALRPVPSAADVVETVLAVPLSGPAPAGLRVDGHEVVTGTLPRRVERYVDVRADAGEVDLLDDAPGGALPHPGLLGLMDAFDVEDAGTAPEIRQILADPEAGHVELAVTVREEAGAGQG, from the coding sequence ATGAGCCCCCTGATGACCGTCGGCGAGTTCGCCCTCGCCACCGGACTGAGCGCGAAGGCGCTGCGCTTCTACGACGAGCGCGGCCTCCTCGCCCCCGCCGACGTCGACGCCCACTCCGGCTACCGCCGCTACGAGCCCGGCCAGATCCGGACGGCCGCGCAGATCCGCGTCCTGCGGGCGGCCGGCCTCACGGTCGACGACGTCCGGTCCGTCCTCGCGGACCCCGCCTCCCTGCCGGCGCGGCTCGAGGCGCACGCGGCCGAGGTGCGACGCCGCCGCGACCTCGAGGACCGCGCGCTTGCGCTCGCGGCTGCCGGTGTCTACGCGGCCCCGGATCCCGACGACGACGGCGGCCCCGCCCGTCCCGGCCCCGTGGCGGAGCGCACGGTCGGGCCGACGCCGTGGGCCGGCGTCGTGCAGCGGGTGGCCCTGGACGAGGCCGGTGAGGAGGCCACCACCGAGCGCGCGAACGCCGCCTTCGCGACGCTGTTCCAGGCACTCGCGGAGGCGGGGTCGGCACCCGCCGGGCCGCCGTGGACGGCGCTGCGTCCGGTGCCGAGCGCCGCCGACGTCGTGGAGACCGTCCTGGCCGTCCCGCTGAGCGGTCCGGCTCCCGCGGGCCTCAGGGTCGACGGGCACGAGGTGGTGACCGGAACGCTGCCACGCCGCGTGGAGCGGTACGTGGACGTGCGCGCCGATGCGGGCGAGGTCGACCTCCTCGACGACGCCCCCGGCGGCGCGCTGCCCCATCCGGGCCTGCTGGGACTCATGGACGCGTTCGACGTGGAGGACGCCGGCACCGCGCCGGAGATCCGCCAGATCCTCGCGGACCCGGAGGCCGGACACGTCGAGCTGGCGGTGACGGTGCGGGAGGAGGCGGGGGCGGGGCAGGGGTGA
- a CDS encoding alanine/glycine:cation symporter family protein, whose translation MEQFVTAANSIMWSLPMVVGLLALGLYFTIRMAAPQVRLLKDMVGQLVRGGSSSAGISSFQSFAMALGGRIGVGNIAGVAAAIYLGGPGALFWMWVTAILGAPVALVESSLAQLYKHKVRGEYRGGPAYYILEGLGRNWRWLAVAYAAATVFATVFTGPQIQANAVTAATTEAWGWDPLWVGLGMAVLFCVIVFGGMHRLGRTVGLVVPFMAGAYILVGLLVVGLMWQQVPAMFGLIFSSALGLDSVYGGILGAAVAWGVRRAVYSTEIGTGSGAQASAAAHVSHPVKQGLAQAFSAYVDTLFVCTMTGLMILATNSFNVLGPDGESLLAENVPGVEEGPAWVQIAIDAALPAFGPSFVAIAVFLFSFTTLLSFAFYAETNVAYLIPNKTAQRAVIAIARLLLAGSMVFGSVQSSALVWAFADFGVGLYTWVNIVALILLSPVAIRLFKDYDRQRRAGQDPVLDPAAIGVRNARLWEQIHAAYQQTGDLDRAMEHVADTAPDTRAITVVRGGPERGEG comes from the coding sequence ATGGAGCAGTTCGTCACCGCCGCCAACTCGATCATGTGGAGCCTGCCCATGGTCGTCGGGCTCCTCGCCCTGGGCCTGTACTTCACGATCCGCATGGCGGCTCCCCAGGTGCGGCTGCTCAAGGACATGGTGGGTCAGCTGGTCAGGGGAGGATCGTCGTCGGCGGGGATCAGCTCGTTCCAGTCGTTCGCCATGGCCCTGGGCGGGCGCATCGGGGTCGGCAACATCGCGGGCGTCGCGGCCGCGATCTACCTGGGCGGCCCGGGCGCGCTGTTCTGGATGTGGGTGACGGCGATCCTCGGCGCCCCCGTGGCGCTCGTGGAGAGCTCGCTGGCGCAGCTCTACAAGCACAAGGTCCGCGGCGAGTACCGCGGCGGGCCCGCGTACTACATCCTCGAGGGGCTCGGCCGGAACTGGCGGTGGCTGGCGGTCGCGTACGCCGCGGCCACCGTGTTCGCGACGGTCTTCACCGGCCCGCAGATCCAGGCCAACGCCGTCACCGCCGCCACGACCGAGGCGTGGGGCTGGGACCCGCTGTGGGTGGGTCTCGGGATGGCCGTGCTGTTCTGCGTGATCGTGTTCGGCGGCATGCACCGCCTGGGCCGCACGGTGGGCCTCGTGGTCCCGTTCATGGCCGGCGCGTACATCCTGGTGGGGCTGCTCGTCGTCGGGCTGATGTGGCAGCAGGTCCCCGCGATGTTCGGGCTGATCTTCTCCAGCGCGCTGGGCCTGGACTCGGTCTACGGCGGCATCCTCGGCGCCGCCGTCGCGTGGGGCGTGCGCCGTGCCGTGTACTCCACCGAGATCGGCACCGGTTCGGGCGCCCAGGCCTCGGCGGCCGCCCACGTCTCCCACCCCGTGAAGCAGGGCCTGGCCCAGGCGTTCTCCGCCTACGTGGACACCCTGTTCGTCTGCACCATGACCGGCCTGATGATCCTCGCCACGAACAGCTTCAACGTGCTGGGCCCGGACGGGGAGAGTCTGCTCGCGGAGAACGTGCCCGGCGTCGAGGAGGGACCGGCGTGGGTCCAGATCGCCATCGACGCGGCACTGCCCGCCTTCGGTCCGTCCTTCGTGGCGATCGCCGTCTTCCTGTTCTCCTTCACCACCCTGCTCTCCTTCGCGTTCTACGCGGAGACGAACGTCGCCTACCTCATCCCGAACAAGACGGCGCAGCGCGCGGTCATCGCGATCGCCCGGCTGCTGCTGGCCGGCTCCATGGTGTTCGGGTCCGTGCAGAGCTCGGCCCTCGTGTGGGCGTTCGCCGACTTCGGCGTCGGCCTCTACACGTGGGTGAACATCGTGGCGCTCATCCTGCTGAGCCCCGTGGCCATCCGGCTGTTCAAGGACTACGACCGCCAGCGCCGTGCCGGCCAGGACCCCGTGCTGGACCCGGCGGCGATCGGCGTCCGCAACGCCCGCCTGTGGGAGCAGATTCACGCGGCGTACCAGCAGACCGGGGACCTCGACCGCGCCATGGAGCACGTCGCCGACACCGCCCCGGACACCCGCGCGATCACCGTGGTGCGCGGGGGCCCGGAGCGCGGGGAGGGGTGA
- a CDS encoding polysaccharide lyase family protein yields MSKNPQTVTDVAATGAISRVELTWTPLPWEPLIDHYRVYALPTSGRGGTPDETHLVGKTVYPRFVHHGLDPAGEAFRYVVVAVSDAGRRGRPSSAVVGESQRSVTATGRELARIGEFDGKSLELRFAPAQYGQIPKAYPKAVIDYVQGVDTPAEAWPYLLPGPGDAWAGRKAYRARWTVTLDAAPQREVDLALWFVDTTRLGGRLDVAVNGQSVRSVELAKGATRGSREGDATLPGSTLLRSYHEFTLPTGALAAGENVVEFTLAEGGWVAWDALGLYERAR; encoded by the coding sequence ATGAGCAAGAACCCGCAGACCGTCACCGACGTGGCCGCCACCGGCGCCATCTCCCGCGTCGAGCTGACCTGGACACCCCTGCCGTGGGAGCCGCTGATCGACCACTATCGTGTGTACGCCCTGCCGACGTCCGGCAGGGGCGGGACGCCCGACGAGACGCACCTGGTGGGCAAGACCGTGTATCCGCGTTTCGTGCACCACGGCCTCGACCCCGCCGGGGAGGCGTTCCGGTACGTCGTCGTCGCGGTGTCCGACGCGGGCCGGCGCGGTCGCCCGTCCTCGGCGGTGGTGGGCGAGTCCCAGAGGTCCGTGACCGCGACCGGCCGTGAGCTGGCACGGATCGGCGAGTTCGACGGGAAGTCCCTCGAGCTGCGCTTCGCCCCCGCCCAGTACGGGCAGATTCCGAAGGCCTACCCGAAGGCCGTGATCGACTACGTCCAGGGTGTGGACACCCCCGCCGAGGCCTGGCCGTACCTGCTGCCGGGTCCGGGCGACGCCTGGGCCGGCCGGAAGGCCTACCGCGCCCGCTGGACGGTGACCCTCGACGCCGCCCCGCAGCGGGAGGTCGACCTGGCGCTGTGGTTCGTGGACACCACGCGCCTGGGCGGGCGTCTCGACGTGGCGGTGAACGGGCAGAGCGTACGGTCCGTGGAGCTGGCGAAGGGGGCGACGCGCGGCTCCCGTGAGGGCGACGCGACGCTGCCCGGGTCCACGCTGCTGCGCTCGTACCACGAGTTCACCCTCCCGACCGGGGCGCTGGCCGCAGGCGAGAACGTCGTGGAGTTCACCCTCGCCGAGGGCGGCTGGGTGGCCTGGGACGCGCTGGGCCTGTACGAGCGGGCCCGCTGA
- a CDS encoding alkaline phosphatase D family protein, whose product MSSPSPTLSRRRLLGLSGASAAVLALGVNAPDAAHAEPLPQRDGLFGLGVASGYPRPDGAVLWTRLAPEPLAENGHGGMPLRSVPVKWEVARTADFRRIVARGTALAQPELAHSVHPRVEGLAPGTEHFYRFVVGPQTSPVGRFVTLPAAGAATDDYTVGLISCQAWYHGHFAAHRHLAQEEDLDLTVFLGDYIYEYGITAANLWRQGAEVTPAHAVEIETLEQYRLRYALTKSDPHLQALHARAAAVAIWDDHEVQNNYVGAASSTGIPEELFAHRIAVAYRAFYENLPVDIDALPEGPESDIVAGLDVGALARISLLDTRQFRDAPPADAADRERENRTMLGAAQERWVTERLRTSQSQWNVLAGGVVLAPISDDRTDQWDGYPAARRRLLTEMKRAGNAVMLTGDIHKHVAAELRGESAGLPAGPAGVELVTTSAASDGDGAKTDKYTPDWVRHDYVRHYDGRRGYLHLRFTPAQLTSSFWVVPWVESDDTAPKELSARFTTPAGSSRLIEA is encoded by the coding sequence ATGTCCTCCCCCTCCCCGACCCTCAGCCGCCGGCGCCTGCTCGGCCTCAGCGGAGCGAGCGCCGCCGTCCTCGCCCTCGGGGTGAACGCCCCCGACGCGGCACACGCCGAGCCGCTGCCCCAGCGGGACGGCCTCTTCGGACTCGGGGTGGCCAGCGGCTATCCGCGGCCGGACGGCGCGGTCCTGTGGACCCGGCTCGCACCGGAGCCGTTGGCGGAGAACGGGCACGGCGGCATGCCGCTGCGCTCGGTGCCCGTGAAGTGGGAGGTCGCGCGGACCGCCGACTTCCGCCGCATCGTGGCCCGCGGCACCGCGCTGGCCCAGCCGGAGCTCGCGCACTCCGTCCACCCGCGCGTCGAGGGCCTGGCGCCCGGCACGGAGCACTTCTACCGCTTCGTGGTGGGCCCGCAGACGAGCCCCGTCGGCCGCTTCGTCACCCTCCCCGCAGCGGGCGCCGCCACGGACGACTACACCGTGGGCCTGATCTCCTGCCAGGCCTGGTATCACGGCCATTTCGCCGCTCACCGCCACCTGGCGCAGGAAGAGGACCTGGACCTCACCGTCTTCCTCGGCGACTACATCTACGAGTACGGCATCACCGCCGCGAACCTGTGGCGTCAGGGGGCCGAGGTCACGCCCGCGCACGCCGTGGAGATCGAGACTCTCGAGCAGTACCGGCTGCGGTACGCCCTGACGAAGTCGGACCCGCATCTGCAGGCGTTGCACGCCCGAGCGGCCGCCGTCGCCATCTGGGACGACCACGAGGTGCAGAACAACTACGTGGGCGCCGCCTCCTCCACCGGTATCCCCGAGGAGCTGTTCGCGCACCGCATCGCCGTCGCCTACCGGGCCTTCTACGAGAACCTGCCCGTGGACATCGACGCCCTGCCGGAGGGGCCGGAGTCGGACATCGTGGCGGGGCTCGACGTCGGCGCGCTGGCCCGCATCTCCCTGCTGGACACCCGCCAGTTCCGAGACGCCCCGCCGGCCGACGCCGCCGACCGCGAGCGCGAGAACCGCACCATGTTGGGCGCGGCCCAGGAACGGTGGGTCACCGAGCGGCTGCGCACGTCGCAGAGTCAGTGGAACGTGCTGGCCGGCGGCGTCGTGCTCGCGCCGATCTCCGATGACCGCACCGACCAGTGGGACGGCTACCCGGCCGCCCGCCGTCGCCTGCTGACGGAGATGAAGCGCGCGGGCAACGCCGTGATGCTCACCGGCGACATCCACAAGCACGTGGCCGCCGAGCTCCGCGGCGAGTCGGCGGGCCTGCCGGCCGGGCCGGCCGGCGTCGAACTGGTGACGACGTCCGCGGCTTCCGACGGCGACGGTGCGAAGACGGACAAGTACACGCCGGACTGGGTGCGGCACGACTACGTGCGCCACTACGACGGGCGGCGCGGCTACCTGCACCTGCGGTTCACGCCGGCGCAGCTGACGTCCTCGTTCTGGGTGGTGCCCTGGGTGGAGTCGGACGACACCGCGCCCAAGGAGCTCAGTGCCCGCTTCACCACCCCCGCCGGCAGCAGCCGCCTGATCGAGGCCTGA
- the fabG gene encoding 3-oxoacyl-ACP reductase FabG: MTDVSTSTDTAVGDSDTRPAAARTDAPAATVLLAGRAALVTGGTLGIGSGIAASLRDAGARVAVTGLTEQECAAAREAGFPAYVLDVRDRAACAEVVGAVVEEFGGLDVLASNAGIYPQARIADMTDEDIDLIFDVNVKGTIHAVQAALPALVASGRGRVVITSSITGNHTGYPAWSHYGATKAAQLGFVRSAAIELARQGVTVNAVLPGNIITPGLEEMGQEYLDSMARSVPAGHLGEPADIGATVAFLASDGARYITGQGIVVDGGQILPETPEALEGL; this comes from the coding sequence ATGACCGACGTCTCCACCTCCACCGACACCGCCGTCGGCGACTCCGACACCCGCCCCGCCGCCGCGCGCACGGACGCCCCTGCCGCCACGGTGCTGCTCGCCGGCCGGGCCGCGCTGGTCACGGGCGGCACGCTGGGCATCGGCTCCGGCATCGCCGCGTCGCTGCGGGATGCCGGGGCGCGGGTCGCCGTCACGGGGCTGACCGAGCAGGAGTGCGCGGCCGCCCGCGAGGCCGGGTTCCCCGCGTACGTGCTGGATGTCCGCGACCGCGCGGCGTGCGCCGAGGTGGTGGGCGCCGTCGTCGAGGAGTTCGGCGGGCTGGACGTGCTCGCGTCCAACGCGGGCATCTACCCCCAGGCCCGGATCGCGGACATGACGGACGAGGACATCGACCTGATCTTCGACGTCAACGTGAAGGGCACCATCCACGCGGTGCAGGCGGCGCTGCCGGCGCTGGTCGCCTCGGGCCGGGGCCGCGTGGTGATCACGAGCTCCATCACCGGCAACCACACGGGCTACCCGGCGTGGTCGCACTACGGGGCGACCAAGGCGGCGCAGCTGGGCTTCGTGCGGTCCGCGGCGATCGAGCTGGCGCGCCAGGGCGTCACCGTGAACGCGGTGCTGCCGGGCAACATCATCACGCCGGGTCTCGAGGAGATGGGCCAGGAGTACCTGGACTCGATGGCGCGGTCCGTGCCTGCCGGGCACCTCGGCGAGCCGGCGGACATCGGGGCGACCGTCGCGTTCCTCGCCTCCGACGGCGCCCGGTACATCACGGGTCAGGGCATCGTGGTCGACGGCGGCCAGATCCTGCCGGAGACACCGGAGGCGCTCGAGGGGCTCTGA
- a CDS encoding cystathionine gamma-lyase, with protein MASPQPPAFGPVLHHRAHGMAPGDAISPPLVHASAFHLPGAGPDGAPVAPGADVAFQYARWGTPTWAALEAALGVLEDADVAVVPSGMAAIAAALLPVLRPGGRALLPSDGYGATRALAAEHLVPAGVHVDFVSTPGLADAGFSAYDLVFVETPSNPGLRVADLADVAARAHANGRRDGKGALVVVDNTSLTPLGQRPLDLGADVVVASDTKALNGHTDALGGHVASRDPELMTRVRGWRTLAGGILGTHEAWLIHRGLETLEVRFARMCASALAVAELAAGHPAVRAVAYPGLPDHPDAAIVARQMTAAGGVVGLEFADAAAAERFIGAAAYVVAQTSFGGTHTAAERRARWGDDVPAGFVRLSVGVEPTAELLTDLARALDAAAGPA; from the coding sequence ATGGCATCCCCGCAGCCCCCCGCCTTCGGCCCCGTCCTCCACCACCGCGCCCACGGCATGGCCCCCGGCGACGCCATCTCCCCGCCGCTGGTGCACGCCTCCGCGTTCCACCTGCCCGGGGCCGGGCCCGACGGCGCCCCCGTCGCCCCCGGTGCGGACGTCGCCTTCCAGTACGCCCGTTGGGGCACCCCCACCTGGGCCGCGCTCGAGGCCGCCCTCGGCGTGCTCGAGGACGCGGACGTCGCCGTCGTCCCCTCCGGCATGGCGGCCATCGCCGCCGCCCTGCTGCCCGTGCTCCGCCCCGGCGGCCGCGCCCTGCTGCCCTCGGACGGCTACGGCGCCACCCGCGCCCTCGCCGCGGAGCACCTCGTGCCCGCCGGCGTCCACGTGGACTTCGTGTCCACGCCGGGCCTCGCGGACGCCGGCTTCTCCGCCTACGACCTCGTGTTCGTCGAGACCCCCTCCAACCCCGGGCTGCGCGTCGCGGACCTGGCCGACGTCGCCGCCCGCGCCCACGCGAACGGGCGGCGGGACGGGAAGGGGGCGCTCGTCGTCGTGGACAACACCTCCCTGACCCCGCTGGGGCAGCGGCCGCTGGACCTGGGGGCGGACGTCGTCGTCGCCTCGGACACGAAGGCCCTCAACGGGCACACCGACGCCCTCGGCGGGCACGTCGCGTCCCGCGACCCCGAGCTGATGACGCGCGTGCGCGGCTGGCGCACCCTGGCCGGCGGGATCCTCGGCACCCACGAGGCCTGGCTGATCCACCGCGGTCTGGAGACCCTCGAGGTCCGCTTCGCCCGCATGTGCGCATCCGCGCTCGCGGTCGCCGAGCTCGCGGCCGGGCACCCGGCCGTGCGTGCGGTGGCCTACCCGGGGCTGCCGGACCACCCGGACGCGGCGATCGTCGCGCGCCAGATGACGGCGGCCGGCGGCGTCGTCGGGCTGGAGTTCGCGGACGCGGCCGCGGCGGAGCGGTTCATCGGGGCGGCCGCGTACGTGGTGGCGCAGACGAGCTTCGGCGGCACCCACACCGCGGCGGAGCGCCGCGCCCGCTGGGGCGACGACGTCCCGGCCGGTTTCGTGCGCCTGTCCGTGGGCGTCGAGCCGACGGCGGAGCTCCTCACCGACCTCGCCCGGGCGCTGGACGCGGCGGCCGGGCCCGCCTGA